The Lycium barbarum isolate Lr01 chromosome 4, ASM1917538v2, whole genome shotgun sequence nucleotide sequence CTTTTTGCTGTTAATTTGGCTACTTGCAACCTCCTGCACACCTTAAAAATGATGGTTAAACGACTATGTCTTTACCATAAAGCCTAAACTTAGACTTGAACCATAGCATTCAAAATTAAATTACTGCATGGAATTTTGATAAATTAACTCATTGTTGGACTTGCTTGGAAATTGGGATTGACTTGTTGACACTTATTAATTTTCCACCTCAGTGTTACCTACTAATTGGAAGTCCACGAGCATATTAGTCACCTTACTCAGAACATCCCTGCGACAGTTGTCAACAGCGACAAAACAATGCCTGCCACGACCTAACATTATCTGTGACTCAAATACTTTGCAAAAGAAAATGCCATCCCTTTTTAAATTTGTGGACGAGGACAAAGCAAATACCATCTTTAAACATTTTCAGGATGAGACCATATAACCACATTGGGACCTTCATGATGAATTGGAGCCACTGTAATTTTTTATATACACCGTTAGATCTAAAATAACTTTTGAAACTTAAGTGCTTCCTTTCGATTACTTAACTCTTCAGATACTGGGTTGCGAACAGAACTGTAAGAAAATCATCACTGGCCAGAAAATTCTGACATCAAATATCTCTATATATGACTACATAATAGATTTCAGCATTATATTGCATGGGTTATTCAGGGGAGGGAAGGGGATAATgctttgagagagagagagagagagacctcTCGAACTGCTGTTCCAGCAAAGTCACCTTGGTCATCATCCAACATTCCTGCTGGCAATTCCAGAAGTAGCCTCCCAACTGGGACCCTAACCTTCCAAACAAGTTGAATGTATTTTAGAGTTTAGAAGTAAAAGGGGCAGAAAACTTTCATAAAATTTCCTCATCTAATCAGTACAGCGAGATATTTTTCAACGTTATACAAATGGAGGAGTTGACAGTTGGAAGACGTACCTGTTCTGTAAGCACAGCATATGTCTCACCCTCAGAATCCAAAAGGATTAGCACTGCAACAGCTGGACCCCGCGAAAAGACAATACCAGGAACCTACACTCAAAAGATGCAATGGTGACTGGGAAAAAACTACACTTGTTGCAGCCAAGGCTAAGCTAGGAAAAAGGAAAATGGAAGACACACATCATTGTCTATGTAAAGAATACTGTAATATCCATCTCTCTAAGATACTAGGACAAAAGACCAAATATAAACAAAATAAATTGAGGCCACATCTTTAAGAGAAGCTATTCATCGTCTGACTGAATGAATTACATAATCCAATGGGATGGAGAGATTCTGCCCACATACCTTTTGACCCGTCTCCTTATCAATAACATCTGCTTTGAACTTTAGAAACCCAACACGCTTTCCAAACATATCTACACCCTGCTCCAACACATAAAATGGAAAATCAGCTGTAAACCAAACTTAATGCTTGCGATAGCTGGGCCGAAAACAGATTGAAATTCTGTGTTAATCACTATGTCTCTGCTGTCAGATAGTGCGAGAGTGACTTAACATATTCAACAAAAATCCTGACACATAACATGAAGAAGACTTCTTTTTTATCCCCTTCAGGAAGGAGAACGACTGATAGCTATGTTAAGGCAGCATAGCAATCATTAAGGAGCATAAGGTGCACAGCTAACCTAAATATTCATTGGTCTGATAAATGTTAATTGGACAAAACACACCTGATAAAGATAAAGTTAAGCAGCATCAGCATCAGTCAAGATCAAAAGACAGGTCAATTTCCTCCAGCATTGTCCAATGTTGAATAAATTTAGAAGGCCATTTTCCAGTGTTGAAATATTACTATCTTCATAACTGCTCCCTccttctcaaattatttgtcatgatTTCTAAAAATATGTCTCAGATTTTTTGTCATTTAGAagttcaagaacaacaacaacatcatagcCAGTGAAATTCCACAAAGACGGGCCTGGGGAGCGTAGAGTgtaccttacccctaccttgggaggtagagaggttgtttccggtagaccctcggcacaagaACCAGCAATTCAAAGCAATATAAAAGGCATGACAAAATACTATAGAAAGCAGGATAAAGCTGACTGAACAAAAAGGAGCCGTAACTACCACAAAAAATACGCTAATCGAAGTACAAGCAACAACAAATAGTAACAGAAATCGGAAGACAGTGATCTACAAGAATAATACTATGACTACTAGTATGAAATGAATCAATGATAACTAGGAGTGTATGACAACACTCAACTTAGGAgttcaagaaaaaattatttacttttcCCCTTTTACCGTTGGTAGTAATTGTTCTTGAAGGTTGCAAACATTTCAATTATggggagatgacacataaatagagtttAGAGATTATATCTTAAGGCATAAGTAAGGGTAAAATAGTCACAAAAAacctcctaattaatattttcttaatgtAAAAGAGAAACACGACGAATAATATGAGACGGGGGGAAGTAAAAAagagggggggagggggaggggggggaaGTAAAAAAGAGCAGCTTCAGGTTGAGACCTGGATAAGAACTTGTTTTAAAGACATAGCTCCATTAGCCAGCAGTCCTGTTTCAGTCTGTATGTTCTTTAACCACTGCTTGAACAATGAGGATTCAATAGCATTCCTACAAGAAAATAGACCATTTCACTCAGTCAAAGCCATACTAAGAAAATTCTGAATCTTTCAATCCAAAACCAAATGAAGAAAAAGGCTTAaccattaaataaaaatgcttcctttatttcaaatTCTTAAAAACTTCCGCAAAATCTCGCTACAAATGCATATTAAGCATGGATGGTTGAATTGTAAAAAAATCATCAGTTTATTCAAAAAACGAAAAGCCAGAGAAAAGAAGGAATACCAACTTGAGGGACTTCCAAACAGCTAATTCAATCCAAATCTACACCAAGAGAATGCTTCATCTTAACATAATAATGCTTCCTTTTTATTAAAATCTTGaaaaacttgtaaaaaaaaaTACTCACCGAGAATACTCCTGTTAAGCATGAAATCAAGTTGCTAAACATAGAaccccaaaaagaaaaaagaaagatccAACAAATGGAGAGATTACCAAACAGCTCATTGAAACCAAACCCATGCCAAGAAAAATGTTTGACTTTTAACATGGAAAAGCTTCCTTTTTTTTCAAATTCTAGACAAATTTCCCAAAACTTCACTTAAAAATACCATATTAAGCGTGAATTCAAGCTGCATGCTAAAATTAGAAAACCCAACCCAACCCCACCCCAAACCCCCGCCCCCccgcccccaaaaaaaaaaaaaaaaaaaaagatataacaAATGGATGGAATTCCAAACAGATCATTGAATCCAAACCCATGTTAAAGAAAAATGTTTGACTTTTAACATGCAAAAGCTACTTTTTCAAAATCTTGAAAAACATCCAAAAAAAACTCAATAGAAATACCATATTAAGCGTGAATTACACAAGTTGCATGTTAAAAATAGAatcccaaaaagaaaaaaagaaagatccAACAAATGGAGGGATTTCCAAACAGTCAAACCCATGCCTAGAAAAATGTTTTGATTTTTTACATGAAAAGCTTCCttttttcaaaatcttgaaaaacatccaaaaaaaaaaacctcactACAAATACCATATTAAGTGTGAATTACACTATTTGAATGGGTAAAAATAGATGCCTGAacagagaaaataaagaaaaaggcttcttcttttcttttttttttccaaattctagACAAAAACTTGCTAAAACCTCACTTACAAAAATACCATATTACGGTAGTTGAATGCTAAAAATAGAAGACCCaaaaaagataaaagaaagaaaTAGTAGTAAATGGAGGAAAGGGAGTTGCCTGAAGTGAGTATCGGAGAGGCCTGGAGCACCGACAATGAAAACGGGTTGGTCTACTTGAGCTGGAAGATTGATGACGTGGCGAAGTTCAGAAGTTGACATTGTGACAGAGAAGGTTCGAGTACAAGTTTTAGGCCAAAGGGTTGACGAGGAGAAAGGAAATTCGTTAAAGAATGCTACTCCACAAAGTGGCACTGATAATCTCATCATTTCCGGCTGACGGCGAAGTTTGCTGATGGAATAGGTGAACTGCAGTGCTCTTTTGCAGTGCTCATTTCCggattcggtttttcggttcgattttatcaaattttcgtttggctattttgggttcggttttttgaatgTGGACACCAAATACCGAACCAAGCTAGTTCGATTcgattctttcggtttcggttttttaaagtttgattctatttcgattttttcaattcaatttttttaatataatattataagCGAtttcattgacactaattcatattctcaaaagcaataaaacataaaactaataaattaaaatcaaaattaaataaataagataCACAAGAACGGAAAACTACAATCATggcataggattactaggtgttatatacatacggtaagaataattaagaaaacacataaaggacatacattaatcctaaagagacatcctagttacctttctttgttaaggatatatgattttttcaattgaagtgaaaaattagggatacaaatgtaAAAGAGGATTTATtacaattgattttttttttgctttaaacttaatgggcctagactattttaattttttttagataatgtattaaatttcggtgcgcgttcggtttttcggttcggtttatCAAACTTCATTTCGGCTATTTCAGTTTCGATTTTTTGACGatgaacaccaaacaccgaaccaaactagttcggttcgattcggtttgttgaagtttcggttcagTTCGGTTTGATTTTTTGATATTTATGCCCATCCTACTTATAATAGTCCGTTTGGTCAACATTTTAAAATGCTTTTTGTCATATATACTTTTCCAACAGAGAGTTTAGATTTGTTTTTGattaattaaatttaaaaaaatattcttaTCAGTATTAACGAAGTAATTTGTACTTACCAAGATTAACGGAGGGAATAACTAGTTTAAGTTCAGGCACTTTCTGTTCCTTTTGGATCTTTTTACGTGATTCCACCCAGGGGCGAATGTACCAAGTAGAGCACGGATAAAGTGTTTGGCTTTAATCCCTTCAGGTCAAAGGGATTGAACCCTACAAAATGCGTTtttggatttttattttttattttttttacttctaAGCAGCTTTTTTTGCTCACCAAGTTGGTGTCACTATAAAATGGTCAATTCATTCTCTTGAAATGTTAAATTCGCCTCCTATTCCACCACACATCTTGGAATTGGAGTTAATTTCGTGTCTATATCGAGTTAAGGATAATCAAAACTCTCTCTAACACGCGCACACGGCACACCCAGAAATGTGATAATTGGAGAGACGCGAAAGGAGATGAGTCAAAACCCACTGAATTCGGTATTGGGGAATTTATTCAACAGCAAACGCATATATACACCAAGGGAAAGTAAACTAAATCTACAACTCTGAAAGTTCTCCAGTGTTGCAAGAGTGAGCTGAGGGAAGAAATCTTGACAATGTTTTTCTCGAGAAATTCTgctaacaaaataatattccTAGTTCAGTATAACCAAACATAAATCGTATAGTCCAGAAGTCGTATAATGTCTATGTTACAACAACAATATCTTGCAAACTGGAGCCAGCCTTAGCAACGGGTTTGGCCGAAATCGGTAGATTTGGCTCAAACActgtatttgtattaaaaaactcatttaatatgtataaataatcgtTTTAGGACCCCATAAACAAAAAATATTGTGGTTCAGAACCTGTTAACTACAATTTCTGGCTCCGCTTCTGGCCTAGAGCAAGAATGGCACAATTTCCTCAACCAGAAGCCAGGCATCAAAGAGAAAAACCAACTTCACCCAGCAACATCTTCCTCTTGCCTCATTACACTGAACCTGATGTTGAATTTTGTGTGCATACAATCTCAAAGCACACCCAAGTTTTCATGAACAAATGGTAAATCTCAAGGGATGCAACCACTAAGCCAATCTTGGAGGCAGCAGCACTCAGAAGTGAGAACTCACCCCTTGGTGTTGGATGTTGAATTTGCCTGGATTGCCATGGTGAACATATAACTAGCAAGTAGCAACAAATCCTGATAATTCTGGGAGGAAACTTCAAAATGGAATGGATCAAGAAACCATAGACATGATACATGTGGGAAAGCCAATCCATAATCCTGACTTCTGTGTGAAATTTATAATCGTAAGTAATTGTCACATCACTTCTTGCTAAATAGAAGAAAAATCGATCAGTATTTAGAAATTCTTCCCCAATTGCTCCATTGTAATACCAGTTTATGTATGACCAATAATGCAACAAAACCTAATACTCCTTTATGCACAGTATTGCAAATCAAGGTAATCGAAACAATGACCATTTTCTCATCAAATTAAAGAGGCACCAATTTCAGCATTAACCATATCTTACAAATTTCTGGTGTGCATGAATCCTGCATAATCATTTTCCACGagtgtttgtttcattcatgtgACGGAATTTCAAGGGACCAATGATTAATGGTGGACTAATATTACCAACTTCAGTTAAAATAAGCCAAAGCTAAATTATCTTATCTACAATATACAAAGGTGAAAATTAACAATTTGAGTCAATGACTTCCACATAAATTTAAAGCTTTCTCACTAAAATGCCGGGTGAAAAACTTATCACTCATGTATGAATAAAAAGGTCAAATACTCAGAAAACACATGGTTtacttcctttttttcttttggataaGGTAAATAAGTTTATTAGAACAATGGGAAAATCCACTACGTTGCACGTACGGTATGCACCCAGTAGAAATATGTGGTCTGCAAGATTAGCAACTTCCACAACAGATTTTATTTTGCCTATAAGAAAAAGTAACTTTCTCAACAGATGCACCTTTCTCTTGCCTCGAAGCATTTTCCACCAGAGGCATAACCCAAGGAACGACACATTAAAGGCAAGTAATGAGAGTCAGATATGTTACCATTATCAATAAAAATGAGTCTCACATATATTGTATACCTCAATTGTCTAAAGCCGTGCACTGATTTTATTCATGCTTAATGAGTCCGTAGTCCCTGATGTAGAATCATGTATTTCTTTTGTTGTCCCTTTTGGTGCTTTCTTGCTTGTATTTTGGTAACTAAGATAAGACAGTGACTGCAACCACGAAACCAAAGTCGGTTTCCGTGTAACATCATCTGATTCTGCAACATGTTGATATAATTCATTGAGAACCATATTCTGGCCACTGGAAGGTAATTTAATGACCAACTGTGCCAGTGACTTCATCAAACTAGGCAGAACCTGAGagtgggccaaaaaaaaaaaagtaactgtTTTTATCTGTCACGTCAAGTGCATTATATTGGCACATTAGGCATAAATCTTTGCTAGGACACCTAAGACAAATCAGCATTTGCATAGTTGAAACATCTATCCATTTTCCCTTTTCAAAAACTTATATGTAAATTCAAGAAAGAACTCCTAAAAGTTATACCAATTACCCAAGTTTTTGAATGAAGGAAGAAACAAGAAGTTAGACAATTAAAGTGAAGTAACACTCATTTTGAATATTTGATATCCATGGAATACACAAGTTCTCTTATGATTCAACTTGTAACTGTGAGGCATTAGGTTGCTCACTAAAAAGACAGACATTGTTACCACTTCACCTGTATATCAACAAGAGAAAGGAGACGGAAAAGTAAATCCAACATCTTCTTGATATGCTCCAGCTCTCCATCCCAACTCTTCCACAGGTCAGTTTCTGGAGTAGTATTGACTGAACTACAAAGGCTATCAGCTTTTTCAATGAGACAGTGGATGCAATAGAATATAGATGGGCTTCCAGCAGGCAGATGTCTAACCAGTGCAACAACTCCAGAAGCCATTCCCTCAAAAGGAGTAATCCCAGGGTATCCCTAAACTTTTCAGTTAAATCAGAAAACAAGTTCAAGCATCACAGCAATTAACTTCGATAGCTTTTATTACCTCTAAAGATCTCTTGACATAATAGAATACAAGTTGCTCCTTTAATGTAACTCTTTCATCTGGATCAGCGTCCTTCTCAGAGGACATGAAAGCGACAAACACCGAGTGTGAGGCTTTAGCCACTTTCCCAGTTGGATGCCCCATGTATCTGGTTAAATGCATTAAGGAATTTTTTATATATTCAACAAGGTTTGACTTTCCTACTTGTTTCTAGACCTATCCATCTGATGCAGGATACAGGAACATGGTTGGAGCCAGCACCTTGCGGAATACAGAGGCTGGTATACATTCTACGCAAGTTGAGATTACTCGCAGATAAAATAAGATCCGAGCAGTCTGCACTTCATCAGTAGTCCACAGATATTCCATTTTCTGAAAGCTAGAAGGTACTGCAAGGCAAAAGGTGATGTTTTGTGAAAGACTATAATATAGCAAACATATTGACGATTAATAACATGAAGGAAAAGTCACAACCAGCTTGGCTTGTCAAATCATCATAAGATGGAATAGATTCCACAAATGATACACAGGCATGCTCATTCTCCTGAACCCTTGTAAGAACTGCTCTGATCGTATCCATATACTCTGGCAAACGCATTCTGCGGAAATATTCCATACAAGAAAATGCAACCAATATCCTCACTGAAAGTTTCATTTGAATTTCTTGGGGAGCACTTAAACTTAACTTGTGCTTTGTTACTCCCAAGGAAAAGAACACAACCATGAGGAAAGCTGATTCAGCAATTTTTTCCAGATTCCCTAATAGCGCTTCCTCCCTACCTCGAAGCATCAAAGCAACCTGCCGATGCCACATATAGACATCCCGACAGTAATTCCATATGATATCCTCTACTGCGCTTCGGTTTTCTTCATCAGCTAAGACATATTGATTGCAAAAGACACCAGTTATTG carries:
- the LOC132635014 gene encoding nudix hydrolase 14, chloroplastic produces the protein MMRLSVPLCGVAFFNEFPFSSSTLWPKTCTRTFSVTMSTSELRHVINLPAQVDQPVFIVGAPGLSDTHFRNAIESSLFKQWLKNIQTETGLLANGAMSLKQVLIQGVDMFGKRVGFLKFKADVIDKETGQKVPGIVFSRGPAVAVLILLDSEGETYAVLTEQVRVPVGRLLLELPAGMLDDDQGDFAGTAVREVEEETGIHLNVHDMVDLTAFLDASTGGRVFPSPGGCDEEISLFLYRGNVSKEKIEQLQGKETGLRDHGELIKVHVVPYSKLWRATADAKALTAVALYEMAKRDGLLSC
- the LOC132635015 gene encoding uncharacterized protein LOC132635015 — protein: MMAKRPEYVFLEEWLRSSSGTHENVTLNHPSSASAQVIIRAWADLRDSLQNQLFNSNHLQSLRTLVNAQLSLYIADPQAKLLLSILSLQKVFLPQESYPLFVRLLYIWVRKSSRHSPGVIDSAVEVLLHLFSGHIHSNKSLSFFSEGVLLLGALSFVPSASEKSKMACLKLLCQLLEEDYRLIRLSERTIPNVLAGIGYALSSSINNYFVRVLSCLMELWDKSDGPSASVSNGLMILHLTEWSFSNIINFRSADKIDLFNREVLKNTRPTFSLFAVVMATAGVLRVINRSKQEALMEIKTSAEERIEIIAHGLVSSAGDADYATMEPRNSFLLQCISLALSKSGPFSYQPHVFLCLAKALLTELFPLPHIYVKIQESPSGNLVGLVLNEVQQHLDSSIFKEAGAITGVFCNQYVLADEENRSAVEDIIWNYCRDVYMWHRQVALMLRGREEALLGNLEKIAESAFLMVVFFSLGVTKHKLSLSAPQEIQMKLSVRILVAFSCMEYFRRMRLPEYMDTIRAVLTRVQENEHACVSFVESIPSYDDLTSQAVPSSFQKMEYLWTTDEVQTARILFYLRVISTCVECIPASVFRKVLAPTMFLYMGHPTGKVAKASHSVFVAFMSSEKDADPDERVTLKEQLVFYYVKRSLEGYPGITPFEGMASGVVALVRHLPAGSPSIFYCIHCLIEKADSLCSSVNTTPETDLWKSWDGELEHIKKMLDLLFRLLSLVDIQVLPSLMKSLAQLVIKLPSSGQNMVLNELYQHVAESDDVTRKPTLVSWLQSLSYLSYQNTSKKAPKGTTKEIHDSTSGTTDSLSMNKISARL